The Phycisphaerales bacterium AB-hyl4 genome includes a window with the following:
- a CDS encoding superoxide dismutase family protein yields the protein MTQTISTLSIITAAAILISCGGAAIVATADNHGHHHNNNSHEPMPPFVGVNELVAVVHGTSEGDASGTVRFKQDHRGRVTVTARIEGLEPNQKHGFHVHEFGDCSADDATSAGGHYNPEGHPHGIPNDEEAHLHAGDFGNLEADDDGVAEFELIVENISLAGTHNPIVGRAVIVHRDEDDGSQPLGDAGPRIGCGVIGVAQLDGE from the coding sequence ATGACACAGACCATCTCCACGCTCAGCATCATCACCGCCGCCGCCATTCTCATCAGCTGCGGCGGCGCGGCGATCGTCGCCACCGCGGACAATCACGGCCACCACCACAACAACAACTCCCACGAACCCATGCCGCCGTTCGTCGGCGTCAACGAACTCGTCGCCGTCGTGCACGGCACGTCCGAAGGCGACGCCAGCGGAACCGTCCGCTTCAAGCAGGACCACCGCGGCCGCGTCACCGTCACCGCCCGCATCGAAGGCCTCGAACCCAACCAGAAGCACGGCTTCCACGTGCACGAATTCGGCGACTGCTCCGCAGACGACGCCACCAGCGCCGGCGGACACTACAACCCCGAAGGCCACCCCCACGGCATCCCCAACGACGAAGAAGCCCACCTGCACGCCGGCGACTTCGGCAACCTCGAAGCTGACGACGACGGCGTCGCCGAGTTTGAACTCATCGTGGAAAACATCTCACTCGCAGGCACGCACAACCCCATCGTCGGCCGGGCCGTGATCGTCCACCGCGATGAAGACGACGGCAGCCAGCCGCTCGGCGACGCAGGCCCGCGCATCGGCTGCGGCGTCATCGGCGTAGCTCAACTCGATGGCGAGTGA